GGGTATCAGAACGGTGCAGCGCAAGCAGAGCAGACGATTCGTCAGGAGTATGAGGACATGCTTGCCGAAGCTCGCTCTGTCTTAGAACAAGCCTATACGTTGAAACAGCAAATTATCCAAGAGTCCGAACCGTTTCTGATAGAGCTAAGCACTTCTATCGCAGAAAAAGTAATCGGTCGGCAACTAAGTATGGAGCCGGCATGGGTGATTGATTCCATTCAAAAGGTGCTGTCACGAAGACGCGAGACAGGAGTCATTACGTTATGTGTTGCTCCGTCTCAGTTTGCTTATATCCAGGATGCCCGCGAAGAGCTGTTAACATCCATTGATTCACAAGCAGAGCTTGTCATTTTGCCCGATTCTACTGTCATAGATCATGGCTGTGTTGTTCGTTCTTCATTTGGAAGTATAGATGCAAGAATTGATACTCAGTTGAAAGAGATTAAAACTGCACTACAGGAGCTTGCTATTCGGAGTGAGGGGGCAGAGGCATGAGTATTTCTATACCATCTCCCGAAAAGTACAAGGAGCATCTCCAACAAATAGATCCAATTCGAGTTAATGGCAAGGTCACCCAGGTTATTGGTCTGACTGTTGAATCTGAGGGGCCTGATGTAAGCATCGGTGATTTATGTTATATCTATCCTCTTAAGTCGAACAAGCCATTAAAGGCAGAAGTGGTTGGTTTTCGAAGTAATAAGGTTGTATTAATGCCACTTGGTGAGTTGGAATCAATCGGCCCAGGGTGCGATGTTGTCGGAACCGGTAGGCCGCTCACCGTTCAAGTAGGACATGAATTATTGGGGAAAGTTCTGGACGGTCTGGGTCAACCGCTTGATGGATCGTTTCTACCATCGCGCATGTCTCATTACTCTACGAATAACGCGCCTAGCAATCCGCTTACACGTCCGCGAGTGTTGAATCCAATCAGTGTCGGAGTTAGATGCATTGATGGACTGCTTACCATAGGTAAAGGACAACGTGTCGGTATTTTTGCCGGATCTGGTGTAGGAAAAAGTACACTTATGGGCATGATCGCTCGTAACACGTCAGCCGATGTCAACGTGATTGCTTTAATTGGTGAGCGTGGACGAGAAGTGCTTGATTTTATCGAGAGAGACTTGGGGCCCGAAGGTTTAGCGCGTTCCGTGGTTATTGTTGCTACATCCGATCAACCTGCATTGATTAGAATCAAAGGTGCTATGATTGCGACTAGTATTGCAGAGTACTTTCGAGATCGTGGATTGAATGTCATGATGATGATGGATTCTGTAACCCGTTTCGCAATGGCGCAGAGGGAAGTTGGTCTTGCAGTTGGGGAGCCGCCTGCTACAAGGGGATATACACCATCTGTGTTCGCTATGCTGCCTCGCTTGTTGGAGAGGTCGGGAACTGGCCCGAAAGGTTCGATAACTGCCTTTTATACGGTATTGGTAGACGGGGATGACATGAATGAACCTATCGCAGATGCCGTTCGAGGTATTCTTGACGGTCATATCGTTTTAAATCGAGGCATTGCCAATAAAGGGCATTATCCTGCAATTGATGTGTTGGCAAGTGTAAGTCGTGTTATGAAAGAAATTGTACCAACTGAACATATGGAAGCCGCGGATCAACTGAAGCGACTGTTATCCACCTATAGAGATTCGGAAGACTTGATTAATATCGGGGCGTATCAGAAGGGGTCAAACCCTGAAATTGATACTGCGATTGATCATATTCAATCGATTTGGAACTTTACGAAGCAAAAGACTTCTGAAAAGCTAACCTATGCAGAGGCTCAGCAACAACTGATTCAAGAATTTTACAAGGGATGAGGGAACTGAATGAAATTCCGCTATTCCTTTCAGCAAATAGTAGATCTCAAAAATAGCGAACGGACACATGCAGAGTGGATTCTATCTGAAGCTCTGGGTGAATTGAGGAATGAAGAAACAAGCTTGCATGCGCTATTCGAGCAAAAAGACGCGCTTCAGCAGCAAATCGTATCCGCTTCTGACCAGTGTGTCACGATCTCCGAAATGCTTCTTTTGCAAAATTATTTGAATCACATTGATCAACAAATTTTACGAAAGCATCAGGATGTTGCGAGAGCTCAAAAATTGGTTGAGAATAAGCAGGAAAAGCTGACAGAACGCATGCTAGATGAGAAGGTTTGGAACAAAGCAAGAGAGAAGGCGTTTCATCAATTTCAATCGTTTGTTGCCAAAAAGGAACAGGAAGCTCTGGACGAAATGGCGACTAACCGTTTTAAACGATTGTCATATTG
This genomic window from Paenibacillus hexagrammi contains:
- the fliI gene encoding flagellar protein export ATPase FliI, with the translated sequence MSISIPSPEKYKEHLQQIDPIRVNGKVTQVIGLTVESEGPDVSIGDLCYIYPLKSNKPLKAEVVGFRSNKVVLMPLGELESIGPGCDVVGTGRPLTVQVGHELLGKVLDGLGQPLDGSFLPSRMSHYSTNNAPSNPLTRPRVLNPISVGVRCIDGLLTIGKGQRVGIFAGSGVGKSTLMGMIARNTSADVNVIALIGERGREVLDFIERDLGPEGLARSVVIVATSDQPALIRIKGAMIATSIAEYFRDRGLNVMMMMDSVTRFAMAQREVGLAVGEPPATRGYTPSVFAMLPRLLERSGTGPKGSITAFYTVLVDGDDMNEPIADAVRGILDGHIVLNRGIANKGHYPAIDVLASVSRVMKEIVPTEHMEAADQLKRLLSTYRDSEDLINIGAYQKGSNPEIDTAIDHIQSIWNFTKQKTSEKLTYAEAQQQLIQEFYKG
- a CDS encoding FliH/SctL family protein encodes the protein MSNIIKSFAYVSLEDKKQLEVMTPVQMLRAGLLEDEEAAKSQLTPEQQQELLEANSMKEQIIQDAEAFAEEQIQLAMQECATLREQVDTEINAWWNERRAQDEEYVAQARQTGFEEGYQNGAAQAEQTIRQEYEDMLAEARSVLEQAYTLKQQIIQESEPFLIELSTSIAEKVIGRQLSMEPAWVIDSIQKVLSRRRETGVITLCVAPSQFAYIQDAREELLTSIDSQAELVILPDSTVIDHGCVVRSSFGSIDARIDTQLKEIKTALQELAIRSEGAEA
- the fliJ gene encoding flagellar export protein FliJ, producing MKFRYSFQQIVDLKNSERTHAEWILSEALGELRNEETSLHALFEQKDALQQQIVSASDQCVTISEMLLLQNYLNHIDQQILRKHQDVARAQKLVENKQEKLTERMLDEKVWNKAREKAFHQFQSFVAKKEQEALDEMATNRFKRLSY